From a region of the Flavobacterium sediminilitoris genome:
- the tsf gene encoding translation elongation factor Ts produces MANITAADVNKLRTATGAGMMDCKKALVEADGNFDLAIENLRKKGQKVAANRSDRESTEGAAIAVVNADKTAGVTITLNCETDFVGKNESFVKLATDLANQALNYATKEELLASDFNGISVSEKLIEQTGVIGEKIEIGSFERLEGAFVGSYIHAGNKIAVLTSLSANVEGAEEASRNVAMQAAAMNPIALNEAGVDSAIIEKEIEIAKEQLRAEGKPEAMLDNISKGKIQRFYKDNTLVNQDYIKDGSMNVAAYVKSVDSNLTVTGFKRVSLG; encoded by the coding sequence ATGGCAAATATTACTGCTGCAGACGTAAACAAATTAAGAACAGCTACTGGTGCTGGTATGATGGACTGCAAAAAAGCTTTAGTTGAAGCAGATGGAAATTTTGATTTAGCTATTGAAAACCTTCGTAAAAAAGGACAAAAAGTAGCTGCAAATCGTTCTGATAGAGAATCTACAGAAGGAGCTGCAATTGCTGTAGTAAATGCAGACAAAACAGCTGGTGTAACTATTACATTAAACTGTGAAACTGACTTCGTAGGTAAAAACGAATCTTTCGTGAAATTAGCTACTGACTTAGCAAACCAAGCATTAAACTATGCTACTAAAGAAGAATTATTAGCTTCTGATTTCAATGGAATTTCAGTTTCTGAAAAATTAATTGAGCAAACTGGTGTTATTGGAGAAAAAATCGAAATAGGTTCTTTTGAAAGATTAGAAGGAGCATTTGTTGGTTCTTATATCCACGCTGGAAACAAAATTGCTGTTTTAACTTCATTATCTGCAAACGTAGAAGGAGCTGAAGAAGCTTCTAGAAACGTAGCTATGCAAGCTGCCGCAATGAACCCAATCGCTTTAAATGAAGCTGGTGTTGATTCTGCAATCATTGAAAAAGAAATTGAAATTGCAAAAGAACAATTACGTGCTGAAGGAAAACCAGAAGCAATGTTAGATAATATCTCTAAAGGAAAAATCCAACGTTTCTATAAAGACAACACTTTAGTAAATCAAGATTATATCAAAGATGGTTCTATGAATGTTGCTGCATACGTAAAATCAGTAGATTCTAATTTAACTGTTACAGGATTCAAAAGAGTATCTTTAGGATAA
- the rpsB gene encoding 30S ribosomal protein S2, whose translation MANKIDVKELLEAGVHFGHMTRKWDPNMAPYIYMERNGIHIINLYKTAAKIEEANEALKKIAASGRKVLFVATKKQAKDIVAEKAAACNMPYITERWPGGMLTNFITIRKAVKKMASIDRMKKDGTFNTLSKKEKLQVDRLRAKLEKNLGSIADMTRLPAALFVVDVKAEHIAIKEAQKLNIPVFAMVDTNSDPRPIDFVIPANDDASKSIDKVLGLVSSAIVEGLSDRKAEKDEQPTKEVETKTEATTSNE comes from the coding sequence ATGGCAAACAAAATTGACGTTAAAGAGTTATTAGAAGCTGGTGTACATTTTGGACACATGACTCGCAAATGGGACCCGAATATGGCTCCTTATATTTATATGGAACGTAATGGTATCCATATCATAAACTTATACAAAACAGCAGCTAAAATAGAAGAAGCAAACGAAGCTTTGAAAAAAATTGCTGCTTCAGGTAGAAAAGTACTTTTCGTAGCTACAAAAAAACAAGCTAAAGATATCGTTGCAGAAAAAGCAGCAGCTTGTAACATGCCTTACATCACTGAAAGATGGCCAGGTGGTATGCTAACAAACTTCATCACTATCCGTAAAGCTGTTAAAAAAATGGCTTCAATTGACAGAATGAAAAAAGATGGTACTTTTAATACTCTTTCTAAAAAAGAAAAATTACAAGTAGATCGTTTACGTGCAAAATTAGAGAAAAACTTAGGTTCAATTGCAGATATGACAAGATTACCTGCAGCTCTTTTTGTAGTAGACGTGAAAGCTGAACATATCGCAATAAAAGAAGCTCAAAAATTAAACATTCCAGTTTTTGCAATGGTTGATACAAACTCGGATCCACGTCCAATTGATTTTGTTATCCCTGCAAATGATGATGCTTCTAAATCAATCGATAAAGTTTTAGGATTAGTTTCTTCTGCTATCGTTGAAGGTCTTTCTGATAGAAAAGCTGAAAAAGATGAGCAACCAACTAAAGAAGTTGAAACTAAAACAGAAGCTACTACTTCTAACGAATAA
- the rpsI gene encoding 30S ribosomal protein S9 has product MGVIHKIGRRKCAVARVYVTEGTGKITVNKKEFTTYFPTATLQYKVMQPLAMTENAENFDVKVNVYGGGSTGQAEAVRMALARVMCEVEAENRAILKPEGLLTRDPRMVERKKFGQKKARKRFQFSKR; this is encoded by the coding sequence ATGGGAGTTATTCACAAAATCGGTAGAAGAAAATGTGCTGTTGCACGTGTTTATGTTACTGAAGGAACAGGTAAAATTACCGTAAATAAAAAAGAATTTACAACTTACTTCCCAACTGCTACTTTACAGTACAAAGTAATGCAACCGTTAGCAATGACAGAAAACGCAGAAAACTTTGACGTAAAAGTAAACGTTTATGGAGGTGGTTCAACAGGACAAGCAGAAGCAGTAAGAATGGCTTTAGCACGTGTAATGTGTGAAGTTGAAGCTGAAAACAGAGCTATCCTTAAACCAGAAGGATTACTTACAAGAGATCCTAGAATGGTTGAACGTAAGAAATTTGGTCAGAAAAAAGCGCGTAAGAGATTCCAATTCTCAAAACGTTAA
- the rplM gene encoding 50S ribosomal protein L13, whose product MNTLSYKTVSANKATTQKEWIVVDAEGHNLGRFASKVAMLLRGKYKPSYTPHVDCGDNVVVINAEKINLTGNKLDDKTYIRHTGYPGGQRSLTAKVMQDKNPALLVEKAVKGMLPKNKLGAELFRNLNVYVGTEHKHEAQKPKTVNLNDLK is encoded by the coding sequence GTGAACACATTAAGCTACAAGACAGTATCGGCAAATAAAGCAACTACTCAAAAAGAGTGGATTGTTGTAGATGCTGAAGGTCATAACTTAGGTCGTTTTGCTTCAAAAGTAGCTATGCTATTAAGAGGTAAATACAAGCCAAGTTACACACCGCATGTTGACTGTGGAGATAACGTAGTAGTTATCAATGCAGAAAAAATCAACCTTACTGGAAACAAGTTAGATGACAAAACGTACATCAGACACACAGGTTATCCAGGAGGACAAAGAAGTTTAACTGCTAAAGTAATGCAAGATAAAAACCCTGCATTATTAGTAGAGAAAGCTGTTAAAGGAATGTTACCTAAAAACAAATTAGGTGCTGAATTATTCCGAAATTTAAATGTATATGTAGGTACTGAGCACAAACATGAGGCTCAAAAACCTAAAACCGTAAACCTAAACGATCTTAAGTAA
- a CDS encoding LacI family DNA-binding transcriptional regulator, with amino-acid sequence MRSKATLKQIAKELGVSISTVSKALNDSSEISKATKDKIKEFAVLRNYKPNLMAKNLKHQKSSTIGVILPNILNSFFAKVFSGIENVARNRGYNVITAISNESLDREKQLMEMLNNGAVDGFVLSIAEETQILKNFDHYNAIIRTGTPIVMFDRVTDSVRSDKVIVDDLDSAFDATQHLINIGCEHIALISTIDNLSVGKLRFEGYKRALELNKMDFDTNLMLIGVEEEGLDVKIETLLRAKKVDGIFAIDEHSATRAMKLALQKGYKIPDELNIIGFADGAWSRRLTPSLSTVSQHAPEIGEKAATLLIDRLQAEKAEILDYRTIVIKTELRQRDSTRKL; translated from the coding sequence ATGAGATCTAAAGCTACTCTAAAACAAATTGCAAAAGAATTGGGAGTTTCTATTTCAACTGTTTCTAAAGCATTGAACGATAGTTCTGAAATAAGTAAAGCAACAAAGGATAAAATTAAGGAGTTTGCTGTTTTAAGAAATTATAAGCCTAATTTGATGGCAAAAAATCTTAAACATCAAAAATCAAGCACTATTGGAGTAATTCTTCCAAATATTTTAAATTCTTTTTTTGCTAAAGTTTTTAGTGGTATTGAAAACGTAGCGAGAAATAGAGGTTATAATGTGATAACTGCTATTTCAAATGAATCATTAGATAGAGAAAAGCAATTGATGGAAATGCTTAATAATGGTGCTGTAGATGGATTTGTTTTGTCAATTGCAGAAGAAACTCAGATATTAAAAAATTTTGATCATTATAATGCAATAATTAGGACAGGTACCCCAATTGTGATGTTTGATAGGGTTACAGATTCTGTAAGATCAGATAAAGTAATTGTGGATGATTTAGACTCTGCTTTTGATGCTACACAGCATTTAATTAATATTGGATGTGAACATATTGCTTTGATTTCTACTATTGATAATTTAAGTGTAGGTAAGTTGCGTTTTGAAGGATATAAAAGGGCATTGGAATTAAATAAAATGGATTTTGATACAAATCTGATGCTAATTGGAGTTGAGGAAGAAGGTCTTGATGTGAAAATTGAAACACTTTTGCGTGCTAAAAAAGTAGATGGTATTTTTGCTATCGATGAGCATTCTGCAACTAGAGCTATGAAACTAGCGCTGCAAAAAGGATATAAAATACCTGATGAACTCAATATAATAGGTTTTGCTGATGGTGCTTGGTCTCGTAGATTAACACCAAGTCTTTCTACTGTAAGTCAACATGCTCCAGAAATAGGAGAGAAAGCAGCTACATTACTAATTGATAGATTGCAAGCTGAAAAAGCTGAAATATTAGATTATAGAACAATTGTTATAAAAACGGAATTGAGACAAAGAGATTCTACGAGAAAATTATAA
- a CDS encoding nicotinamide mononucleotide transporter family protein, translated as MIFKLKISNTLTTQIKSITNSTYLDIIGLIIVITVSIILGYYKTVYNFSFNGKNYMFLLGYVSIINTSFSMIGNRLVTKKNNIGNFITTCNTFLSGSIDYLLGNIGAILTYPVSFIGNYLVFNSWKKSKVLRKIDLIFYQNIILGFFFSFLLNYIAFKYLSTNTIDWKLYFAISIPAGLTFGGTFNTARMYPDNWFLWQFYNLTKIIQNLLLLNIANTAKYIFYFFNAIIGYITWNDDQKKQL; from the coding sequence ATGATTTTTAAACTAAAAATTTCCAACACACTTACAACACAAATTAAATCAATAACAAATAGTACTTATCTAGACATTATTGGCTTAATCATAGTAATAACAGTTTCTATAATCTTAGGGTATTACAAAACAGTTTATAATTTTTCTTTCAATGGAAAAAATTATATGTTTCTATTAGGTTATGTTTCTATTATTAACACTAGCTTTTCGATGATTGGAAACAGACTCGTAACGAAGAAAAATAATATTGGGAATTTCATAACTACTTGCAATACTTTTTTGAGTGGTTCAATAGATTATTTACTCGGAAATATCGGAGCAATACTAACCTATCCAGTTTCTTTTATAGGTAATTATCTTGTTTTTAATTCTTGGAAAAAAAGTAAAGTACTACGAAAAATAGATTTAATTTTTTACCAAAATATTATTCTTGGCTTCTTCTTCTCTTTTTTACTTAATTATATTGCTTTTAAATATTTGTCAACCAACACAATCGATTGGAAACTTTATTTTGCTATTTCAATTCCTGCTGGACTAACATTTGGAGGTACTTTCAATACTGCTAGAATGTATCCCGACAATTGGTTTTTATGGCAATTTTATAATCTTACAAAAATTATTCAAAATCTGCTATTGCTAAATATTGCTAATACAGCTAAATACATATTTTATTTTTTCAATGCTATAATTGGATATATTACTTGGAATGATGATCAGAAAAAACAATTATAA
- a CDS encoding serine hydrolase domain-containing protein, translating to MKKILCILYCFIILSSFAQSEPRFQRIDSLLTYLEVNNKFMGSLAIQEGNTIVFSKAYGASDIENNTKANEETKYKIGSITKTFTAIVIMQLIEEKKLKLDTQLSVFYPKVNNADKITINDLLHQRTGIPDYINQDSITKEELNAPNLKEAIFNKIENYNSLFEPNSQYAYSNSNYYLLGGIIEKITKKSYSENIEKRIINKIGLKNTFYPKEGVKTINNESYSYIYSGSSWEKIDEWKNDIAYAAGAIVSTPSDLTNFMRALFQGKLVKKNSLEEMKTLKDSYGMALIQFPFGERRFYGHTGGIESFRAVVGYYTTEDLGISLIVNGDNYNRNDIMIGILSIYYKIPFPFPNFEKINTELISKYSGTYSSKDIPLKINIFEKNGELLAQATGQSSFPLTLKDERTFIFAQAGIEIIFDENTFILHQGGGKFNFTKE from the coding sequence ATGAAAAAAATTCTTTGCATATTATACTGTTTTATAATATTATCATCATTTGCTCAATCTGAACCAAGATTTCAAAGAATAGATAGTCTACTAACTTATTTAGAGGTCAACAATAAGTTTATGGGTTCATTAGCAATCCAAGAAGGGAATACTATTGTTTTTTCAAAAGCTTACGGCGCTAGTGACATTGAAAATAACACAAAAGCTAATGAAGAAACAAAATACAAAATAGGCTCTATTACAAAAACCTTCACAGCTATTGTAATTATGCAATTAATAGAAGAAAAAAAATTAAAACTAGACACTCAATTATCTGTTTTTTATCCAAAAGTAAATAATGCTGATAAAATAACTATTAACGATTTATTGCATCAAAGAACAGGAATTCCAGACTATATTAATCAAGACTCAATCACAAAGGAAGAACTTAATGCTCCCAATTTAAAAGAAGCTATTTTTAACAAAATCGAAAACTACAACTCCCTTTTTGAACCCAATAGCCAATACGCATATAGTAACTCTAACTATTATCTACTTGGTGGTATTATAGAAAAAATCACAAAAAAATCCTATTCTGAAAATATAGAAAAAAGAATTATTAATAAAATTGGACTAAAAAACACTTTCTATCCAAAAGAAGGTGTTAAAACCATAAATAATGAAAGTTATTCTTATATATACAGCGGATCGTCTTGGGAAAAAATTGACGAATGGAAAAATGATATAGCCTATGCTGCTGGAGCAATTGTCTCAACACCCTCAGATTTAACTAATTTTATGCGTGCTTTATTTCAAGGAAAACTAGTTAAAAAGAATTCTCTTGAAGAAATGAAAACATTAAAAGATAGCTATGGCATGGCTCTAATTCAATTCCCTTTTGGAGAAAGACGTTTCTATGGTCATACTGGAGGAATAGAAAGCTTTCGAGCAGTTGTAGGATATTACACTACAGAAGATCTAGGGATTTCATTAATTGTAAACGGAGACAATTACAATCGTAATGATATTATGATTGGTATTCTAAGTATTTACTACAAGATTCCTTTTCCTTTCCCGAACTTTGAAAAGATAAATACAGAGCTAATTTCAAAATACTCTGGCACTTATTCTTCTAAAGATATTCCGCTGAAAATAAATATCTTTGAAAAAAACGGAGAGCTTCTTGCTCAGGCAACAGGACAAAGTTCGTTTCCGTTAACACTAAAAGATGAAAGAACATTTATTTTTGCACAAGCTGGAATAGAAATTATTTTCGATGAAAATACCTTTATTTTACACCAAGGAGGTGGAAAATTCAATTTTACAAAAGAATAA
- the polA gene encoding DNA polymerase I: MSQKRLFLLDAYALIFRGYYAFIKNPRINSKGMDTSAIMGFMNSLMDVIKREKPDHLAVAFDKGGSDYRLEMFEEYKANRDETPEAIKIAVPYIQELLKAMHIPIIEKAGFEADDLIGTLAKQAEKEGYQVFMVTPDKDFAQLVSENIFMYRPARMGNGIEIWGIPEVQAKFEIENPLQVIDFLGMMGDAIDNIPGLPGVGEKTAKKFLAQYGSMENLLANTHELKGKMKENIEANKEKGILSKKLATILLDCPVQFNEKDFELSQPNVEKTDEIFQELEFRQMKTQFDKIFGANDSESGNSEKPIKKPSPKNENQFDLFGFSDEDTTEITHNSFYATLETTEHFYQIIQGDLALKLLLQNLEKQSSVCFDTETTGLDALNAELVGIAFSWEKGKGFYVPFPENQDEAKILATKFIPFFQNEKIEKIGQNIKYDLKILANYEIEVKGPFFDTMIAHYLINPDMRHNMDILSETYLKYSPKSIEALIGKKGKNQKSMRNVTLEEVKEYAVEDADITYQLKEHFQPILEKVGTKKLFDEIEIPLVEVLAAMESEGINLDVHFLKSMSTDMQIEINTFEQKIYEIAGETFNLASPKQLGDILFDKLKIGGPKQKKTKTGQYATGEEILSYLAKDNEIVQHILEWRQLVKLQNTYVDALPTQVDIKTGRVHTDYMQTVAATGRLSSNNPNLQNIPIRTERGRQIRKAFIARDDNHTLLAADYSQIELRIIAALSGETTMIEAFKNGEDIHRSTASKVFNVALEDVTKEQRSNAKTVNFGIIYGVSAFGLSNQTDLTRSESADLIDAYYKTYPKLKAYMQEQVDFARKNGYVQTISGRRRYLKDINSANAVVRGAAERNAVNAPIQGSAADIIKIAMINIYKRLKNEKWLSKMLLQVHDELVFDVHNSELDKIQSMIKDEMESAFKLEVPLTVDLGLGKNWLEAH; encoded by the coding sequence ATGTCACAAAAACGATTATTTCTACTGGACGCTTATGCTTTAATTTTTAGAGGTTATTATGCATTTATAAAAAACCCTAGAATTAACTCTAAAGGAATGGATACATCTGCAATCATGGGTTTCATGAATTCGCTAATGGATGTAATTAAACGTGAAAAACCAGATCATTTAGCAGTTGCATTTGATAAAGGAGGTAGTGATTATAGGCTAGAAATGTTTGAAGAATATAAAGCAAATCGAGATGAAACCCCTGAAGCAATCAAAATAGCTGTTCCATATATCCAAGAATTATTAAAAGCCATGCATATTCCTATCATAGAAAAAGCAGGTTTTGAAGCAGATGATCTAATTGGTACACTTGCTAAACAAGCAGAAAAAGAAGGCTATCAAGTTTTTATGGTTACTCCTGACAAAGATTTTGCTCAATTAGTTTCCGAGAACATATTTATGTATCGTCCTGCTAGAATGGGAAATGGTATCGAAATATGGGGAATTCCTGAAGTACAAGCCAAATTTGAAATTGAAAATCCACTGCAAGTAATTGATTTTCTTGGAATGATGGGTGACGCAATAGACAATATTCCTGGATTACCTGGTGTTGGTGAAAAAACAGCAAAAAAATTCTTAGCTCAATATGGCTCAATGGAAAACCTCTTAGCAAATACTCATGAGCTTAAAGGAAAAATGAAAGAAAATATTGAAGCGAATAAAGAAAAAGGAATTCTTTCTAAAAAATTAGCTACAATTCTATTAGATTGTCCAGTCCAGTTCAACGAGAAAGATTTTGAGCTTTCACAACCAAATGTAGAAAAAACAGATGAGATATTCCAAGAATTAGAATTTCGTCAAATGAAAACTCAATTTGATAAAATTTTTGGAGCCAATGATTCAGAGAGTGGTAACTCAGAAAAACCAATAAAAAAACCATCACCAAAAAACGAAAACCAATTCGATTTATTTGGCTTTTCTGATGAAGATACTACTGAAATTACTCACAATTCCTTCTATGCAACACTAGAAACTACAGAACATTTCTACCAAATTATACAAGGTGATTTAGCTCTCAAATTACTTTTACAAAATTTAGAAAAACAATCATCTGTTTGTTTTGACACAGAAACTACAGGTTTAGATGCGTTAAATGCGGAATTAGTTGGAATTGCTTTTTCATGGGAAAAAGGGAAAGGATTTTATGTCCCATTCCCAGAAAATCAAGATGAAGCCAAAATATTGGCAACTAAATTTATTCCTTTCTTTCAAAACGAAAAAATTGAAAAAATTGGTCAAAATATAAAATATGATTTAAAAATATTAGCAAATTATGAAATTGAAGTAAAAGGACCTTTTTTTGACACCATGATTGCTCATTATTTAATAAATCCTGATATGCGTCATAACATGGATATATTATCAGAAACCTATTTAAAATATAGTCCAAAATCGATTGAAGCATTAATTGGTAAAAAAGGAAAAAATCAAAAATCAATGCGAAACGTTACTTTAGAAGAAGTAAAAGAATATGCTGTTGAAGATGCTGATATAACTTATCAATTAAAAGAACATTTCCAACCTATATTAGAAAAAGTCGGAACGAAAAAATTATTTGACGAAATAGAAATTCCTCTTGTAGAAGTCTTGGCAGCCATGGAAAGTGAAGGAATTAACCTAGATGTTCATTTCCTTAAATCAATGTCTACAGACATGCAAATTGAAATTAATACTTTCGAACAGAAAATATATGAAATAGCAGGCGAAACATTCAATTTAGCTTCTCCAAAACAATTAGGTGATATTTTATTCGACAAACTTAAAATTGGTGGACCAAAGCAAAAGAAAACAAAAACAGGTCAATATGCAACTGGTGAAGAAATTTTAAGTTATTTAGCAAAAGACAACGAAATTGTTCAACACATCTTAGAATGGCGACAACTTGTTAAATTACAGAATACTTATGTTGATGCTTTACCAACTCAAGTTGACATAAAAACAGGTCGAGTTCATACAGATTACATGCAAACTGTTGCCGCAACTGGACGTTTAAGTTCTAACAATCCGAACTTACAAAACATCCCTATTAGAACGGAAAGAGGAAGACAAATTAGAAAAGCCTTTATTGCAAGAGATGACAATCACACCTTATTAGCTGCCGATTATTCTCAAATAGAATTAAGAATAATAGCTGCTTTAAGTGGAGAAACCACAATGATTGAAGCCTTCAAAAATGGAGAAGATATTCACCGTTCTACTGCTTCAAAAGTCTTCAATGTAGCTTTAGAAGATGTTACTAAAGAGCAACGTAGTAATGCTAAAACAGTAAATTTTGGAATTATATATGGTGTTTCTGCATTTGGATTAAGCAATCAAACAGATTTAACAAGAAGTGAAAGTGCAGATCTTATTGATGCTTATTACAAAACTTACCCCAAATTAAAAGCATATATGCAAGAACAAGTTGATTTTGCAAGAAAAAATGGATATGTTCAAACAATTTCAGGAAGAAGACGTTATTTAAAAGACATCAATTCTGCAAATGCAGTTGTTCGTGGTGCAGCAGAAAGAAATGCTGTAAATGCACCTATTCAAGGTAGCGCTGCTGATATTATTAAAATAGCAATGATTAACATTTACAAACGATTAAAAAATGAAAAATGGCTATCAAAAATGCTTTTACAAGTACATGATGAACTTGTCTTTGACGTTCACAACAGCGAATTAGATAAAATCCAATCTATGATTAAAGATGAAATGGAAAGTGCTTTTAAGTTAGAAGTGCCACTTACTGTTGACTTAGGATTAGGAAAAAATTGGCTTGAAGCGCATTAA
- a CDS encoding metallophosphoesterase, whose product MMLRWLMPVLIILIIEFYSYQAVKTIIKSKWIIGAYLLISLIVIAYISFFIFTHNRGEGQNRQSLFTIGLLLITVLPKIVMTLILFGEDVFRFFEAIIIYFMGDNNGGKFLPERRTFVSQIAFGLAAIPFTSLLYGMTIGKYNFKVIKQTIFYPDLPEDFEGTTITHISDIHSGSFDNPEKIQYAIDLINEQNSDLVLFTGDIVNTHAKEMDPWIDTFKKIENSSLGKFSILGNHDYGEYFEWDSKEEKEANFQAIKDLHEKIGFKLLLNENVRFKKGESELTLIGVENWGKHFKKAGDLKIASEGVHKNDFKILMSHDPSHWDAEVQHDENHYHLTLSGHTHGFQFGIEIPGWIKWSPVQYVYKQWAGLYENLGRYVYVNRGFGFHAYPGRVGIMPEITVIELKKGEKK is encoded by the coding sequence ATTATGTTACGTTGGTTAATGCCAGTTCTTATAATTCTAATTATTGAATTTTATTCCTATCAAGCAGTAAAGACAATTATAAAATCAAAATGGATAATAGGAGCTTATTTGTTGATCTCTTTAATTGTTATTGCATATATATCTTTTTTTATATTCACTCATAATAGAGGTGAAGGTCAAAATAGGCAATCTCTTTTTACAATAGGGCTGTTGTTAATAACAGTCTTGCCTAAAATAGTAATGACTTTAATTCTTTTTGGAGAAGATGTTTTTCGTTTTTTTGAAGCAATTATTATTTATTTTATGGGTGATAATAATGGAGGAAAATTTTTACCTGAAAGACGAACATTTGTAAGTCAAATAGCATTCGGATTAGCGGCAATACCATTTACTTCTTTGCTGTACGGAATGACTATAGGGAAATATAATTTTAAAGTTATAAAACAGACTATTTTTTACCCAGATTTGCCAGAAGATTTTGAAGGAACTACAATTACACATATTTCAGATATTCATAGTGGAAGTTTCGATAATCCAGAAAAAATACAATACGCAATTGATTTAATTAATGAACAAAACTCAGATTTAGTATTGTTTACAGGAGATATTGTAAATACGCATGCTAAAGAGATGGATCCTTGGATTGATACGTTTAAAAAAATAGAAAATTCGAGTTTGGGTAAATTCTCTATTTTAGGTAATCATGATTATGGAGAATATTTTGAATGGGATTCTAAGGAAGAAAAAGAGGCTAATTTTCAGGCAATAAAAGATTTGCATGAAAAAATTGGATTTAAACTCCTTTTAAATGAAAATGTGAGATTTAAAAAAGGAGAAAGTGAGTTAACTCTTATAGGGGTTGAAAATTGGGGTAAACATTTTAAAAAAGCTGGAGATTTAAAAATAGCATCTGAAGGGGTTCATAAAAATGATTTCAAAATTTTAATGAGTCATGATCCTAGTCATTGGGATGCTGAAGTTCAACATGATGAAAATCATTATCATTTAACGCTTTCTGGGCATACGCACGGTTTTCAATTTGGGATTGAAATTCCGGGTTGGATAAAATGGAGTCCAGTTCAGTATGTGTATAAACAATGGGCAGGTTTGTATGAAAATCTTGGTAGATATGTATATGTAAATCGTGGTTTTGGATTTCATGCTTATCCAGGACGAGTTGGAATTATGCCAGAAATAACGGTTATAGAGTTAAAAAAAGGAGAAAAGAAATAA
- a CDS encoding thioredoxin family protein — MSKFGELIDAQVPVLIDFFTEWNESSVAMNEVIRDVAAALGDKARVIKIDVDKNRELAEALRVKGLPTLMIYKEGQMIWRQSGEMDANTLISLVTEYA; from the coding sequence ATGTCAAAATTTGGAGAGCTTATAGATGCACAAGTACCAGTGCTGATAGATTTTTTCACAGAGTGGAATGAATCTTCAGTAGCTATGAACGAAGTTATTCGTGATGTAGCTGCTGCACTTGGAGATAAAGCTAGAGTTATTAAAATTGATGTTGATAAAAACCGTGAGTTAGCAGAAGCTCTTAGAGTTAAAGGATTACCTACTTTGATGATTTATAAAGAAGGACAAATGATTTGGAGGCAAAGTGGAGAGATGGATGCGAATACATTAATTTCTTTAGTTACTGAATATGCTTAG
- a CDS encoding polysaccharide deacetylase family protein, protein MKLFWVKTPSFIRKLFPNYIWKIPNSNNEIFLTFDDGPIPNVTEWVLTILKEENIKATFFCIGDNIKKHPEIFQRIISEGHSVGNHTFNHLNGWKTKNEKYLNNINLYEIEHQKNTLKNNKLFRPPYGKIKPSQAIFLRKKGYKIIMWDILSYDFDKNTSHEKCLKNVINNISCGSIIVFHDSLKAEQNIKFALPKAIQILKEKGFNFSTI, encoded by the coding sequence ATGAAATTATTTTGGGTAAAAACACCATCATTCATTAGAAAATTATTTCCGAATTATATTTGGAAAATTCCTAATTCAAACAATGAGATTTTCTTAACATTTGATGATGGACCTATTCCAAATGTAACTGAATGGGTTTTAACCATTTTAAAAGAAGAAAACATAAAAGCTACTTTTTTTTGTATTGGTGACAATATTAAGAAACATCCTGAAATATTTCAAAGAATAATCTCAGAAGGACACTCTGTCGGCAATCACACTTTTAATCACTTAAATGGTTGGAAAACAAAAAATGAAAAATACCTCAACAACATTAATCTTTATGAAATTGAGCATCAAAAAAACACTTTAAAAAACAATAAACTATTTCGTCCTCCTTATGGAAAAATAAAACCAAGTCAAGCTATTTTTCTTAGAAAAAAAGGATATAAAATAATAATGTGGGATATACTAAGTTATGATTTTGACAAAAACACAAGTCATGAAAAATGTTTAAAAAATGTAATAAACAACATCTCTTGTGGAAGTATTATTGTATTTCACGATAGCTTAAAAGCAGAACAAAATATCAAATTTGCACTGCCGAAAGCAATACAAATATTAAAAGAAAAAGGATTTAATTTTAGTACAATATGA